A stretch of the Aegilops tauschii subsp. strangulata cultivar AL8/78 chromosome 4, Aet v6.0, whole genome shotgun sequence genome encodes the following:
- the LOC109758944 gene encoding zinc finger protein 1 produces the protein MAVDAVRDVSAMPSPAVSEEEEGQLRCDEGWGKRRRPRRQRQRAPSEEEHLALSLLMLARGHRDRHLLGPSEPAQEHWCSVCGKGFPSYQALGGHKASHRPKPAPAGADEPAATAAASSTTSSGAGGGGKVHECSVCKKTFPTGQALGGHKRCHYEGPIGASAVASRGFDLNLPALPDIVTERERCMPAPADEEEVLSPLAFKKPRLMIPA, from the coding sequence ATGGCGGTGGACGCGGTTCGCGACGTGTCGGCGATGCCATCGCCGGCGgtgagcgaggaggaggaggggcagcTGCGGTGCGACGAGGGGTGGGGCAAGCGGAGGCGCCCGAGGCGCCAGCGGCAGCGCGCGCCCAGCGAGGAGGAGCACCTCGCGCTCAGCCTCCTCATGCTGGCGCGCGGTCACcgcgaccggcacctgcttgggcCGTCCGAGCCGGCGCAGGAGCACTGGTGCTCCGTGTGCGGCAAGGGGTTCCCGTCCTATCAGGCCCTCGGCGGGCACAAGGCGAGCCACCGCCCGAAGCCGGCGCCCGCCGGCGCGGACGAGCCcgctgccacggcggcggcgtcgtcaACGACGTCCAGCGGCGCGGGCGGAGGTGGCAAGGTGCACGAGTGCTCCGTGTGCAAGAAGACCTTCCCAACCGGGCAGGCGCTGGGCGGGCACAAGCGGTGCCACTACGAGGGCCCCATCGGCGCCTCCGCGGTCGCGAGCCGAGGGTTCGACCTGAACCTGCCGGCGCTGCCGGACATCGTCACCGAGCGCGAGCGGTGCATGCCGGCGCCGGCCGACGAGGAGGAGGTGCTCAGCCCGCTGGCGTTCAAGAAGCCGAGGCTAATGATCCCGGCATAG